The genomic window ttgatgcttcatgctcggcggtgttgcaaaagaacatgccaaacaagaagaaagacctgggaagcttcatcattccatgtaacatcggcaacttaggtgaggaaatggcattggcggattcaggggcgagcatcaacgtcatgctatatactttcttccaaaagctaggcttgggtgagcctaggcctactcggatgactttacaattggcggaccgaatggtgcgacatccgagagacatcattgaagacgtgcttgtcaaggtggacaagtacatttttcgggttgactttgtagtgctagatgtcgatgaggatgcagatgtacccttgatacttgggagaccattcttgtggACTTCTAAagaattgattgacatggacggcggggagctcaCATTGAAAgttggagacgataagctcacataccgccttgctgaagccatgtggcattctctcgattttgatgatactctatactttctagatactactgatgaaattattgatgaatatatgcaggaaacattcaacccggatccgtatgaaggattgttcgaccaagaggagagcaatgaagaagtaatgatgcttggttcgactgaagaagtaagatctaccccggggatcttgaagaaggtgctccggaaaatgaagagggctcggagacgccaccgaaaatactccaagattgttggagacgtacatgagctaaggaagttggacgaaccattactaggtggtccgaagcccgagagtacaccctctatcctcaagagactttgctcatcatgctttcaagccatgggtaagagggcaaccttcatttatgaaccccctaggatgtattcgtttcattgaacttctttattatgctttcaataaattgatgtttattgtgagttccaaccttgaatgcttgattgtatgaacatttcccctagaatgacagtagggttgagagttcttgttggtaaccttgtgagtgagtgacacaccacgagcgttagacaaaggtaggttggagagggttgagagggtgagtctagaggtacaggagcgtcccctttcccctccgacatgatagattctacctccgttcctttagttctttgcggccataatagagtgaatggtctaagggatgaacctctgctggggcctagttgcgcgtgcaatggagtgaagcgttgagtggatcttagtatctagggcttaattgtgcctggggaccttcctcctggaccaaagggttaggtctataattaggaagcgatttatcacttggaatccctagagctcattgcaactttattcgagtgcgaggttgagaggttatttaatctctcctccgggacatgaatagagttaggcatagttgaccttagatttgggactatgtatgtaaggattcgaccccgctcacccaggattattaattcaacaaacccgtgcacttgggggatatacgcaagggcaTCTTGTCACCTCCTCATTAAAAAgactaaagaggcatggaaGGCCAACTACAAGACTAGGATTACAATACAAGTAATGAGCGATAGCAAAGCCAAGCCTTCAGTTTTTGAAAGCCCTACAACTAGCTATCCTATATCAAACAACTAATGCAAGCCTACTCAAATAATCTCATATAAATGCCTGTTCACAACTAAACTAATAGAAAAAGACAACtacttattaaattaaatgtagTTGAGTTCTTTGTCCTTATTCGGGTCTTGACCGGGTCTGAGCTTCCCATGCTCTATGTTGTTTGGGAACTCCGCAAGGGTCTTACTACCTTCTTgatttactatatttgaatttgagTGTTTGGGGTACTTTGGGATTATATTCAACACGGAAGATTTGTGCTTGTGGGCGGTGGTGAATATAGCAGACCAGCGAATCTGGTGGTCGACAATCGTTCGGACTTGGCAAAGGTTGTCACGGCACCTGTAGTAGGACATAGGACTTATCGCGATGCCCGCGGACCGATTTACTATGTCTCTGTCGCTGATGTTCGTCAAAGGGGTCACGTGGATTAGACTGGGTCTTCTTCGGCTAATGAGACCTCGATCCCGAAGCCTTCTAAGTGTCTTTTTGATAGGCGCCTCTATCTGTATGGGGAATTCGCTGCTGAAAGATCCCGCCCAGTGTCTCCCTCCATCCCCCATCATCTTCTGACCTACAGGAGTATACAATGAAACCTTGCTCATGCCTGACCGTGAGATTGCCTGTTGAACATCCAATGGGACGTTGCTCTGACCTGATCTATGCAAGAATGAGATCCCCTTTGATTCTTGCCGGATGTGCTTGATGGCCCCCCATAATACGCTAACTTGGGGATTTCTTACTCCAGATATTCCAAGAGTCTCCGCTTGGTGAACAACGTCCAGTAGACGACCTCTTCCGCTCATCCCCTTTGTCAGCTCTTTTATCGGTATACTATAACCTGGGTCCCTAAACTTGTAATGGATGGCGGAGAGTAGGTGGCAAGAAGTTATATGGATACGGTGCTTTACCCGTAGACGCTTCTCCAGCTCTCGCAAGAATTGTATGGGGGTCGTCCCCAGAGGGGCTTCCCGAATGACCATACCAGGGAATTCTACCGTACTCCGTGTAGCTATAGTTGTTGATTCTGCAGAGCCTACCCAAAGGTTCAGGCCGGATTGTTGGAAGTTGGTGAtacatttttgtatttctatGAGAAGCTTTACGGCACACCCCCCTCCCCCACAAGCACCCCCCCGCGTGAAGGGGGAACCATAAAAGGCCTTTTGTTTTCCCCCCTTCAATGGCCCTTGCCGTTTTCCTTAACAAGCCCTCGAGCCTCCTTTCCGCCGCCTTGCTCATAGAAGCCACGGGTTGACCCCAAAGGCGAATTCTATGATAGAGAAGGCTTTAATAAGAATTTGGCCAGGAGAGACCTTATTAAATATTGCAAAAGAAGGGGCCCTTGCAGATAGAGTCGGGCGGGGAGGCGATACTAGTCATCGGTCGGAGAGCGCGATCTAAGACTCAAGCCCGACAAAAGGCGTGAGGGGCTCAATCAAGCAAGATGAATATCTCGTTGAAGAGGAAGGTTATGAAGAACTGCTAGGGCTTATCCCGAACCAGAATCATGTAGATGAATTAGGTTATGATATGGAAGAAGGGGCAGAAGGAGAATCTCCCTTTCACGATTCAGCACCTCTGTGACCCAAGGTGTATGACTTATCGTATACATCTTTATCAAGACCAAAGAAGATGAAAGCCCTGTGAATTCGTTCCCATGGTTCGATCATTCCCTGTAAAACATGGCGTGTTCGAATGATGATCGCTTTTACGTGAGAAAGGGGGACCACCCTTTAAGCCTAAGTATTCCTCAATGACCGATAGCGAAGTATTCCTCAAGAACCCCCATCGGGGAGTGAAATAGAGATCCTGATATCAGATGTGAACAATCAGTCGAAGGAGCGGAGCTTGGGCGCACTCACTCTAATTGCGTACCTTTCGCATGATGGGTCAGCGATGAAATGGGAACAACAGCTTAAGCCATTAGGTGTAGGCGCTTTTGCAGAGGTGGAAGATTCTAGTTCTTCCTATTTGACCCAAAACTGATCAATCTAGACATGAGCAGGTTAAAGAGAGCTCTAACATGTCTTGGATGACCGAACCCACGTATGTGGCAAAATACGGGGATGACTTGTGGCTCGGGGTGAAAGGGCAACCAAGCTCGGATATAGCTTGTTTTCCATGAAATCTATTTTAGTAGAGCGTATGATGTTGATGGCCCGAGGTAGAGCACTCAATGGGCTAGGGTGGCCCCTATTTTGCTTGACCAACCCCAAGGATACTCCGAATACAGATCGTCTTTGTTTGTACAGATAGACTGATTGGGTGCTAAGATCCAAAGTTAAGAGGGAAACAGCCCAGATCGTACGCTAAGGTCCCTAACCAAGAACTTAGTGGAAAAGAAAGTGATCGGGCGTTGATAACCAGGATGTGGGCTTGGAAGCAGCAATCCTTTAAAGAAAGCGTAATAGCTCACTGGTCTAGCTCCATGGTACCGAAAATGTCTTAGGGCTCAAGTGATTTACCGAAGCGACGAGACCTTGAAAGCTGCTTTTTCAAGTGTCAATAGTGGGACTTTCTGTCAATCGGGGATAGGCAAGCTCAACATCATATATCAATGTGTGTCGATTTCCCGATAACAAAAAAGTGGCTTAGTTTGGAGCATCCAATGATTAGCTTAGCCCGGTAAGCCCACATATGAAGTAGGAGAATCATAGTACCGGAATGACTCAGCTCATTCACAATCGACATTTTTGACACTAGCCAGAGCGTACTACTACAGACAATGGGAAATTCCTCAAGTAGAAAATAGTATAGAACCCGGAAAAGGAAGTTTAATTCTCAAAGacttataaaagaaaagaaatctaAAAGCAAAAATACTCTACCTCTTATGGGCTATCATGCTGATGATCGTATAGGCGCCATCTTAGATAGTATAGGTGAATTGTATGTGTAAGGCTTGTGCATCCATGGGGTTTAGTGATTGAGATCTGATGTCGCTGGACGTTGAATTGACTAAACCATGCTAGTGGGCCTATTTTTCTCTTCAAGAAGATTCATGGGAGAGAA from Dioscorea cayenensis subsp. rotundata cultivar TDr96_F1 chromosome 9, TDr96_F1_v2_PseudoChromosome.rev07_lg8_w22 25.fasta, whole genome shotgun sequence includes these protein-coding regions:
- the LOC120268538 gene encoding uncharacterized protein LOC120268538, with product MGMVRRVRIGVYTLVLPALEIAEDEGDHAKASQPTPEDQPAPMETEAPPVAEDAPPCLGWLERNAWIIWLVSLDRLTARLDWLSLPIVLILSQSFGLVYLRPPTTLAREAYAPERGVNLRNKTNSSSLGCRVLSWSSLAFQLPCAGNRIGIGGASALRCKAFATKPMRWLPILFRNSNFPAETSFEEMMQARVPVSFHYTTGWGMDEYHICFHLQDRHHSDLSKLVDHAETKNDVVYVIQVGQPEGTPVVRVTRREGSYFCEVTESTPAQPPESPSQEARRGTEAIGTHKYSCRSEQELLSWLGFRRQGSGEEGGKQKAFYGSPFTRGGACGGGGCAVKLLIEIQKCITNFQQSGLNLWVGSAESTTIATRSTVEFPGMVIREAPLGTTPIQFLRELEKRLRVKHRIHITSCHLLSAIHYKFRDPGYSIPIKELTKGMSGRGRLLDVVHQAETLGISGVRNPQVSVLWGAIKHIRQESKGISFLHRSGQSNVPLDVQQAISRSGMSKVSLYTPVGQKMMGDGGRHWAGSFSSEFPIQIEAPIKKTLRRLRDRGLISRRRPSLIHVTPLTNISDRDIVNRSAGIAISPMSYYRCRDNLCQVRTIVDHQIRWSAIFTTAHKHKSSVLNIIPKYPKHSNSNIVNQEGSKTLAEFPNNIEHGKLRPGQDPNKDKELNYI